The Thermoleophilum album genome includes a window with the following:
- a CDS encoding lysylphosphatidylglycerol synthase transmembrane domain-containing protein — protein sequence MSEHGDDPRRASVPGSTSPNTPPPATAEEELDVGRLQTLLGDWQRVLTVFFALIGALAAVYVLLPRIVGLDDALARLDDAEPRWLVVALLFNVAAFGAYVALFRGVLIGVEDPGGRLRERLGLRASYQITMAGLAATRLFSAAGAGGLVLTYWALRKAGIGRRVAASRMVAFLVVTYSVYAAAVIVFGLLLHFHLLAGQAPLAGTLLPALFAVVASAACLLVALIPEDVDRRIAALATKPRTARFARRLGSVPATVSDGVRAAIEFARDPRRGALAVGGAIGFWGANIGVLWACFKAYGGSVPLAVLVQGFFLGMFANVIPSPAAGAGPVDAGMIAAFAMFGLPAAIVFPAVLVYRLIAFWLPVPLGVIAYLQLRRTVAAWEREDGTGRYAPTSQSEVAAAEAR from the coding sequence ATGAGCGAGCACGGCGACGATCCTCGCCGCGCCAGCGTCCCGGGGAGCACCTCGCCGAACACGCCGCCTCCCGCCACGGCTGAGGAAGAACTCGACGTCGGTCGACTGCAGACGCTGCTCGGTGATTGGCAGCGGGTGCTCACCGTTTTCTTCGCTCTGATCGGCGCGCTGGCGGCCGTCTACGTGCTGCTGCCCCGGATCGTCGGTCTCGACGACGCCCTCGCTCGCCTCGACGACGCGGAACCCCGCTGGCTGGTCGTCGCGCTGCTCTTCAACGTCGCCGCGTTCGGCGCCTACGTGGCGCTGTTTCGTGGTGTTTTGATCGGCGTCGAGGATCCCGGCGGGCGCTTGCGCGAGCGGCTCGGACTGCGCGCGTCCTACCAGATCACGATGGCCGGGCTAGCCGCCACACGCCTGTTCTCAGCCGCCGGCGCGGGCGGCCTTGTCCTCACCTACTGGGCTTTGCGCAAAGCGGGCATCGGGCGCCGCGTAGCGGCCTCGCGGATGGTGGCTTTCCTGGTCGTGACCTACAGCGTCTACGCCGCCGCAGTGATCGTCTTCGGCTTGCTTTTGCACTTCCATCTGCTGGCCGGTCAGGCGCCACTCGCGGGCACGCTCCTGCCGGCGCTGTTCGCGGTCGTCGCGAGCGCTGCCTGTCTTTTGGTTGCGCTGATTCCCGAAGACGTCGACCGCCGCATCGCGGCGCTCGCCACGAAACCGCGCACGGCGCGCTTCGCGCGGCGACTCGGGAGCGTCCCGGCGACCGTCTCCGACGGCGTGCGCGCAGCGATCGAGTTCGCGCGCGACCCGCGGCGCGGAGCGCTTGCGGTGGGCGGGGCGATTGGCTTCTGGGGCGCGAACATCGGCGTGCTGTGGGCCTGCTTTAAGGCTTACGGAGGAAGCGTGCCGCTGGCCGTTCTGGTCCAGGGGTTCTTCCTCGGGATGTTCGCGAACGTGATTCCGTCGCCCGCCGCCGGCGCCGGTCCCGTCGATGCGGGCATGATTGCGGCCTTCGCGATGTTCGGCTTGCCCGCGGCGATTGTCTTTCCGGCCGTGCTTGTCTACCGACTGATCGCGTTCTGGCTGCCGGTGCCC